The following are from one region of the Natronosporangium hydrolyticum genome:
- a CDS encoding FAD-dependent oxidoreductase: MKRDEDVAVVGAGLAGCLLACYLARRGRRVTMYERRADPRTGAAERGRSINLALSERGLDALRRIGLAEVALADALPMRGRMIHPVQGELDFQPYSSDQDRAINSISRGSLNQALLDAALAAGVEVHFEHTLVGLAPATGDLRFETPAGDRKATAAVVFGTDGAGSAVRGQLLGHGLLTEELDFLDYGYKELTIPARDGQFALDPGALHIWPRGTSMMIALPNPDRSFTCTLFWPTGGVSSFASLASPAAIEQHFATHYPDVPALAPDLVDDYRRNPVGLLGTVRCAPWQAHGRVCLLGDAAHAIVPFYGQGANCAFEDVVWLDHCLEETGDDWSHALPLFEQRRREHTEAIAEMALDNFVEMRDRVASPAYQLRKQVEHGLERLLPGRYVSRYELVSFSSTPYAEVRQRVRRQQRAVLAAGAVAGAGLLLAGLAAVRRWRR, encoded by the coding sequence ATGAAACGCGACGAGGACGTGGCGGTCGTCGGTGCCGGGCTCGCCGGCTGCCTGCTCGCGTGCTACCTGGCGCGGCGTGGCCGCCGGGTCACCATGTACGAGCGACGCGCCGACCCCCGGACCGGCGCCGCCGAACGCGGGCGCTCGATCAACCTGGCGCTCTCGGAGCGAGGGCTGGACGCGTTGCGCCGGATCGGCCTCGCCGAGGTGGCGCTGGCCGACGCGTTGCCGATGCGGGGCCGGATGATCCACCCCGTCCAGGGGGAGCTCGATTTCCAGCCGTACAGCTCCGACCAGGATCGCGCCATCAACTCGATCAGCCGGGGATCGCTGAACCAGGCGCTGTTGGACGCGGCGCTCGCCGCCGGCGTGGAAGTCCACTTCGAGCACACGCTGGTCGGCCTCGCCCCGGCCACCGGTGACCTCCGGTTCGAAACACCTGCCGGTGACCGCAAGGCCACCGCCGCCGTCGTCTTCGGTACCGACGGCGCCGGCTCCGCAGTCCGCGGGCAACTGCTCGGCCACGGCCTGCTCACCGAGGAACTCGACTTCCTGGACTACGGCTACAAGGAGCTGACGATCCCGGCGCGCGACGGCCAGTTCGCGCTCGACCCCGGCGCCCTGCACATCTGGCCCCGCGGCACCTCGATGATGATCGCGCTGCCGAACCCGGACCGCTCCTTCACCTGCACCCTGTTCTGGCCGACCGGCGGGGTCAGCAGCTTCGCCTCGCTCGCCAGCCCGGCCGCGATCGAGCAACACTTCGCCACCCACTACCCGGACGTGCCGGCGCTCGCCCCCGATCTGGTCGACGACTACCGGCGTAACCCGGTCGGCCTGCTCGGGACGGTGCGGTGCGCCCCCTGGCAGGCACACGGACGGGTCTGCCTGCTCGGCGACGCCGCCCACGCCATCGTGCCCTTCTACGGCCAGGGTGCGAACTGTGCCTTCGAGGACGTGGTGTGGCTGGACCACTGTCTGGAGGAGACCGGCGACGACTGGTCCCACGCCCTGCCGCTGTTCGAGCAGCGCCGTCGGGAGCACACCGAAGCCATCGCCGAGATGGCTTTGGACAACTTCGTCGAGATGCGCGACCGGGTCGCCTCCCCGGCGTACCAGCTGCGCAAGCAGGTCGAGCACGGACTGGAGCGGCTGCTGCCGGGCCGGTATGTGTCCCGCTACGAGCTGGTCTCGTTCAGCAGCACCCCGTACGCGGAGGTGCGGCAGCGGGTACGTCGACAGCAGCGGGCGGTGCTCGCCGCGGGCGCCGTCGCCGGGGCCGGGCTGCTGCTCGCCGGGCTCGCCGCGGTTCGGCGGTGGCGGCGATGA
- a CDS encoding 2-hydroxymuconic semialdehyde dehydrogenase, giving the protein MTEWPIELRRGFPAGGPVGLRHLVGGRWRDDGSGFAKRSPVTGRVVAEVPEASESVVDEAVAAARGALRGPWGRLSAQQRATLLRRVADELERRFEDLVTAEVADTGKPVGQAQRLDIPRGAANFRAFADLISTAGTESFETVTADGARALNYAVRKPVGVVAVVVPWNLPLLLLTWKVAPALACGNAVVVKPSEETPSSATVLAEALAAAGVPDGVFNLVHGHGAGAAGEWLTSHPGVDAVTFTGESATGSAIMRSAASTVKPVSFELGGKNAGVVFADADLDAAVAGSVRSSFTNGGQVCLCTERLLVQRPVFDEFVSRFVAASQQLGWGWPDAGEAVTMPLISAGHREKVLGCYDLAGVEGATVHTGGGVPVFGDQRDEGCYVQPTVWTGLPAQARTNREEIFGPAVHVAPFDEEDEAWALANDSDYGLAAAVWTRDVGRAHRAGQRLDAGLVWVNTWFLRDLRTPFGGVKASGVGREGGRHSLDFYSELTNVCVEFS; this is encoded by the coding sequence ATGACCGAGTGGCCGATTGAACTCCGTCGTGGGTTTCCCGCTGGTGGTCCGGTGGGTCTGCGGCATTTGGTGGGTGGCCGGTGGCGTGATGACGGGTCCGGGTTTGCTAAGCGCAGCCCGGTGACGGGTCGGGTGGTCGCCGAGGTGCCGGAGGCGTCGGAGTCGGTGGTGGATGAGGCGGTGGCGGCTGCGCGGGGGGCGTTGCGGGGGCCGTGGGGGCGGTTGTCCGCGCAGCAGCGGGCGACGCTGCTGCGCCGGGTCGCCGACGAGTTGGAGCGGCGGTTCGAGGATTTGGTGACGGCTGAGGTGGCCGATACCGGCAAACCGGTCGGGCAGGCGCAGCGGTTGGACATCCCCCGTGGGGCGGCGAACTTCCGGGCGTTTGCCGACCTGATCAGTACCGCTGGCACGGAGTCGTTTGAGACGGTTACCGCCGACGGGGCGCGGGCGCTCAACTACGCCGTACGCAAGCCGGTGGGGGTGGTGGCGGTGGTGGTGCCGTGGAATCTGCCGCTGTTGTTGTTGACGTGGAAGGTGGCGCCGGCGTTGGCGTGTGGTAATGCGGTGGTGGTGAAGCCGTCGGAGGAGACGCCGTCGTCGGCGACGGTGTTGGCGGAGGCGTTGGCGGCGGCGGGGGTGCCGGATGGGGTGTTCAATCTGGTGCATGGTCACGGTGCGGGGGCGGCGGGGGAGTGGTTGACGTCGCATCCGGGGGTGGATGCGGTGACGTTTACGGGGGAGTCGGCGACTGGTAGTGCGATTATGCGGTCGGCGGCGTCAACGGTGAAGCCGGTGTCGTTCGAGTTGGGGGGTAAGAACGCCGGGGTGGTGTTCGCCGATGCGGATCTGGACGCGGCGGTGGCCGGGTCGGTGCGGTCGAGTTTCACCAATGGTGGTCAGGTGTGTCTGTGTACGGAGCGGTTGTTGGTGCAGCGGCCGGTGTTTGACGAGTTCGTGTCGCGGTTTGTGGCTGCTTCGCAGCAGTTGGGGTGGGGTTGGCCGGATGCTGGGGAGGCGGTGACGATGCCGTTGATTTCGGCGGGTCATCGGGAGAAGGTGTTGGGTTGTTACGACCTGGCGGGTGTTGAGGGTGCGACGGTGCATACCGGTGGTGGGGTGCCGGTCTTTGGTGATCAGCGTGATGAGGGTTGTTATGTGCAGCCGACGGTCTGGACCGGGCTGCCGGCGCAGGCGCGCACCAACCGGGAGGAGATCTTCGGCCCGGCGGTACACGTGGCGCCGTTCGACGAGGAGGACGAGGCGTGGGCGTTGGCGAACGACAGTGACTACGGGCTGGCGGCGGCGGTGTGGACCCGGGACGTCGGGCGGGCGCACCGGGCCGGGCAGCGACTTGACGCTGGGCTGGTCTGGGTGAACACCTGGTTCCTGCGGGATCTGCGGACCCCGTTCGGCGGCGTGAAGGCCTCGGGGGTGGGTCGGGAAGGTGGCCGGCATTCGCTTGATTTCTATTCCGAGTTGACCAACGTCTGCGTGGAGTTCTCATGA